Genomic window (Polaribacter batillariae):
CGTAAAAACGGCTGATAATGGTTATATTTTAGCGGGTTCATCCGATAGCAACGACTTTAACATTAAAAATAACAAAGGAACGTACGATTTTTGGGTAATAAAAATTTCTAAAACCGGAGAGTTACTTTGGGAGAAAAGTTTTGGCGGTTCCGAAATTGATGAAGCAAGAGCAATTGTAGCCACAAACGATGGTAATTTTATGGTTGTTGGCGACACCAGAAGCTCAAACAAAGATGTTACTATAAATAAGGGTGCCGCAGATGTTTGGATGGTAAAAATCTCTCCAAACGGAAAAATTATTTGGGAAAAAACCATTGGGGGAAGCAATTTCGATGTTGCAAGAGCTATTTACAAAACCCAAGATAATGGCTTTGTTATTGCAGGAAGTTCTAGAAGCTTAGACAATGGCTTTTCTAATAACGGACAAAACGATGCCCTTATTTTAAAGGTTGATAAAAACGGAAAATTACTGTGGCAAAAAACGGTTGGTGGTACAAAAATTGATTTTTTATATGATGTAGTAGAGCTAAATAATAGATCTATTATTGCTGTTGGAGAAAGTAGTAGTTCCGATTTAGAAATCTCTGAAAATAAAGGATTTACAGATATTTTGGTAATTCAAATTAATGAAAAAAATGAAAAAATATAGTATTTTATTAGTCGTAATTTTAATTGCCTTTAATAGTTGTAAAGAAATCGATTGTTGTGTAAGCCCACCTTTTATCAACTTAAAATTTACACACAATTGGAACGGAATTCCAATAACAAATGAAGATTTTAGTGCACTAAAATTTACAAACGAAAATGGCGAAAAACTAAGCATCGAAAAATTGCGATACCTAATTTCTAACATCAACCTTATGGATTCTAAAAACTATACTTTGGTAGATGTTGGCGAAAATACGGGTACCGAAATTAGTATTTTAGACGTAAAAAATGGAACTTACAACCTTTCTTTTCGTTTTGGTTTTGCTAATGAAGACAATAAAGATGGCGAATATCAATTTTTAAATTCTGTAAATTTTAATGTACCTGCTATGTTGGGTGGAGGATATCATTTTATGCAATTTGATGGAAAATACATAGACGATAACAACCAAGAAGCAGGCTTTAATTATCATACAATTAGAGCTGTTGATAGAACAAATCTTACCGATTTAAAGTTCGAAGACACTTCGTTTGAAGTAAATTTAGGAAAAGTAGAAATAAAAAACAATACCGAAATTGAAATTAAGGTAAACATCGCAGAATGGTTTAAAAACCCCAATTTGTGGAATTTAAACGAATTAAATACTAATTTAATGGGCAATTTCGAAGCCCAAAAAATGATGAATGCAAACGGAAAGTCGGTTTTTTCTTTGGGAAAAGTAGTCAATAAATAAAATGTCACCCTGAGCGCAGTCGAAAGGTCTTTCTAAAAAGGTTTCAAAAACTTCCTGCAAGGTTTCAAAAACCTTGTAGGTATATCACAAATAATGAAAACAAACTATATTTTTCTTCTCTCTTTTTTCCTTTTGATGAATTGTGCATCTAAAGAAGAAGAAATTTATACCCCAATTCCTTATCATTTAGAAATTCCACCTTTATTTTCAGATAAATTAATTGCGCCCATAATTCCTTCGAACAATCCACTAACAGAAGAAGGAGTTGCATTGGGTAAAAAATTATTTTTCGACACATCGCTTTCTGGCGACAATTCTCAATCTTGTGCTACTTGCCACAATCCTAAAAAAGCCTTTACAGACGAAACACGTTTTAGCGATGGAGTAGATGGCAGTTTTGGCACTAGAAACTCCATGCCCTTATTTAATTTGGCTTGGAATTTCGACGAGCGATTCGCTTGGGATGGTAAAGAATTCGGCCTAGAAAAACAAGCTTTCGAACCTGTTTCAAACCCTATTGAAATGCATTCGAACTGGAAAAAAGTCGCCGAAAAACTACAGAAAGATTCGGCTTATCCAGATTTGTTTTTGCGTGCGTTTGGAACCTCAACCATCGATTCTGTTCTAGTAACAAAAGCAATCGCGCAATTCGAAAGAACACT
Coding sequences:
- a CDS encoding MbnP family protein, yielding MKKYSILLVVILIAFNSCKEIDCCVSPPFINLKFTHNWNGIPITNEDFSALKFTNENGEKLSIEKLRYLISNINLMDSKNYTLVDVGENTGTEISILDVKNGTYNLSFRFGFANEDNKDGEYQFLNSVNFNVPAMLGGGYHFMQFDGKYIDDNNQEAGFNYHTIRAVDRTNLTDLKFEDTSFEVNLGKVEIKNNTEIEIKVNIAEWFKNPNLWNLNELNTNLMGNFEAQKMMNANGKSVFSLGKVVNK
- a CDS encoding cytochrome-c peroxidase; translated protein: MKTNYIFLLSFFLLMNCASKEEEIYTPIPYHLEIPPLFSDKLIAPIIPSNNPLTEEGVALGKKLFFDTSLSGDNSQSCATCHNPKKAFTDETRFSDGVDGSFGTRNSMPLFNLAWNFDERFAWDGKEFGLEKQAFEPVSNPIEMHSNWKKVAEKLQKDSAYPDLFLRAFGTSTIDSVLVTKAIAQFERTLISANSKFDKFLLGKATLTPEEQNGFNVFMDETKGDCFHCHGSDNNPLWTDNKFHNNGLDATFTDLGLGKITGDPKDNGKFKSPSIRNLKFTAPYMHDGRFATLDEVINHYSEGLQKSSTIDPLMKKVNQGGVNLSTKDKADLKAFLLSLSDEEFVNNTNFTNNQ